Genomic DNA from Sporosarcina sp. ANT_H38:
CATTCTGTTTCGTTCCCACATATAGTAGATGTTGTACCTCAAGAAAGTCAACTGAGGTTCGTCCAACCATGGCTGGATGGAGCAAAAGCGGTCAACTTTAAGAAAAGAGCAGATCGAACGGATTCACTTGCCGCACTTCATGCACTTCATGAAACGAAAGTGCAACTCGACTGGCACGCCTCACCTTATTTACATCCGTACCCCCTCATCGCGAAGTGGGAAGACCGGATAAGTCGTTTCCGAGAAATAAGCGGAGACTGTGAGGCGTATATTGGAAAAGGCCTTGTCGATGAAATCTTGTTTTATGCATTAAACGCGATTAGCGCAGTGAAAAAAACCTACAAAGACAATTTGGATGGTACGTTGCTCCATGGCGATGTTGTTCATCATAATATCCTGCGTGATATAGACGGTGAAATCAAGTTCATCGATTTCGATCTGGCAAGTACTGGACCTGCAGGTACTGAAATTGCGCTATGGATTCATCGAGTGTTGCCACAAATCGGCTATGACATTGATTTCCTATTTGATGAACAGCCTTCACTGAAGAAATTGGATAATGCTTCTAAGACGCTGCTTCTATTTCCGAATGAAATGCTCCGTGAATGGCTCTATCTTTTCACTTTGTCACCAGCTGGCAGAGTGAGGCAGGCGAAGCAACTTG
This window encodes:
- a CDS encoding phosphotransferase, with amino-acid sequence MAQDEKLEKIKENVWKLEKDGKRFSVKRYYSNSTAKKVRRVHEALHSVSFPHIVDVVPQESQLRFVQPWLDGAKAVNFKKRADRTDSLAALHALHETKVQLDWHASPYLHPYPLIAKWEDRISRFREISGDCEAYIGKGLVDEILFYALNAISAVKKTYKDNLDGTLLHGDVVHHNILRDIDGEIKFIDFDLASTGPAGTEIALWIHRVLPQIGYDIDFLFDEQPSLKKLDNASKTLLLFPNEMLREWLYLFTLSPAGRVRQAKQLVPFTETALSHWPKLWYDIERINIQR